The Acinetobacter sp. GSS19 genome includes a region encoding these proteins:
- the trpB gene encoding tryptophan synthase subunit beta, which translates to MDQQNNVIDYTQYPDAKGHFGIHGGRFVSETLMAALEDLENLYNRMKNDEQFLAEFDRDLKYYVGRPSPLYYAERWSRELGGAQIYLKREDLNHTGSHKINNTIGQALLAKLSGKKRIIAETGAGQHGVATATIAARLGLECVVYMGAEDVKRQAMNVYRMRLLGAKVVPVESGSKTLKDALNEAMRDWVTNVDSTYYIIGTVAGPHPYPMLVRDFQSVIGREARQQILEQAGRLPDALVACVGGGSNAIGLFYPFLNDYDVKMYGVEAAGLGIETGKHSAPLNAGHVGVLHGNRTYLMSDAQGQIIETHSISAGLDYPGVGPEHSFLKDMHRVEYVPINDQEALQGFRDLTQIEGIIPALESSHAMAYVTKLAPTMSKDQIIIATVSGRGDKDLMTMARLDGIPIVDM; encoded by the coding sequence GTGGATCAGCAAAATAACGTGATTGATTACACCCAGTATCCAGATGCCAAAGGGCATTTTGGTATCCATGGTGGACGTTTTGTGTCAGAAACGCTGATGGCGGCATTGGAAGATTTAGAAAATCTTTATAACCGTATGAAGAATGACGAACAGTTTCTGGCAGAATTCGACCGAGATCTAAAATATTACGTTGGACGTCCAAGTCCACTTTATTATGCTGAACGATGGTCACGCGAGTTGGGTGGGGCACAAATTTATTTAAAACGTGAAGACCTGAATCATACCGGTTCACATAAAATCAATAACACGATTGGTCAGGCTTTATTGGCCAAGCTTTCTGGTAAAAAACGCATTATCGCTGAAACCGGTGCAGGCCAGCATGGTGTTGCAACTGCAACTATTGCTGCGCGTTTGGGACTGGAATGTGTGGTCTACATGGGTGCTGAAGACGTGAAACGTCAGGCCATGAATGTGTATCGTATGCGTTTGCTCGGTGCCAAAGTCGTTCCAGTTGAAAGCGGTTCGAAAACCCTGAAAGATGCACTCAATGAAGCGATGCGTGACTGGGTCACCAACGTCGACAGCACTTACTACATTATTGGTACGGTTGCAGGTCCACACCCTTATCCAATGCTGGTACGTGACTTCCAGTCGGTGATTGGTCGTGAGGCACGTCAGCAGATTCTAGAGCAGGCAGGACGTTTACCAGATGCATTGGTCGCTTGTGTGGGCGGAGGTTCCAATGCGATTGGTTTATTCTATCCATTCCTGAATGACTACGACGTGAAAATGTATGGGGTCGAAGCCGCAGGTTTGGGGATCGAAACCGGTAAACACTCTGCACCATTGAATGCGGGTCATGTCGGCGTATTGCATGGTAACCGTACGTACCTGATGTCGGATGCACAAGGCCAGATTATCGAAACCCACAGTATTTCAGCTGGTCTGGATTATCCGGGTGTAGGTCCAGAACATAGCTTCCTGAAAGATATGCACCGCGTGGAATATGTGCCAATTAATGACCAGGAAGCATTACAAGGTTTCCGTGACTTAACGCAAATCGAAGGCATCATTCCAGCATTAGAAAGTTCACATGCCATGGCGTATGTGACCAAGCTTGCCCCAACCATGTCGAAAGACCAAATTATCATTGCGACCGTTTCAGGACGTGGGGATAAGGACTTGATGACCATGGCACGTCTTGACGGTATCCCAATCGTCGATATGTAA
- a CDS encoding DUF2804 domain-containing protein — translation MDLIQSNGQPRYGRFDKLPASIDLNKYIYRTPYGDIVTGWRRRLKYKKYKFCSIQHEHYSMGIAIVDMGWAAHAFVYIYDHMTQHASEWNAIQPFGRKTQLDEQPLLNQSFFYKSPFQIDIQHAHGVRYIRVTKYGEIKLSARIFCAGTEPLSLCSPTGINGWTYTQKLTTLAVEGFFVNRQREVIQFHERSLASLDDTCGFLRPETAWFWLSCNFWDVQNNRVGINLASGVNESFGNENCLWVNGVLYPLQDVLFENQDEQFWTIRSLDNRLNLSVQTSWRRYENINLRLVGSQFSQWQAKISGTIQCEGQPEIICLNEYGLLEQHYAKW, via the coding sequence ATGGATTTAATTCAATCGAATGGACAACCGCGATACGGGCGTTTTGATAAATTGCCTGCCAGTATTGATCTCAATAAATATATCTATCGAACGCCTTATGGCGACATCGTTACTGGGTGGCGCAGACGACTAAAATACAAAAAATACAAATTTTGCAGTATTCAGCATGAACATTATTCTATGGGGATTGCGATCGTTGATATGGGCTGGGCAGCGCATGCCTTTGTCTATATTTATGATCATATGACGCAGCATGCCTCTGAATGGAATGCGATACAGCCCTTTGGCCGTAAAACCCAGTTGGATGAGCAGCCACTGCTTAACCAGAGTTTTTTTTATAAGTCACCTTTTCAGATTGATATTCAGCATGCACATGGCGTGCGCTATATCCGGGTGACTAAATATGGTGAAATCAAGCTCAGTGCGCGAATTTTTTGTGCGGGAACCGAGCCGCTCAGTTTATGTAGTCCAACCGGAATTAATGGCTGGACTTATACCCAAAAACTGACCACCTTGGCCGTTGAAGGTTTTTTTGTGAATCGGCAGCGCGAAGTGATCCAATTTCATGAGCGGAGTCTGGCTTCTCTGGATGATACCTGTGGTTTTTTAAGACCAGAAACGGCTTGGTTCTGGCTATCCTGTAATTTTTGGGATGTCCAGAATAACCGTGTCGGGATTAATTTGGCCTCTGGTGTGAATGAGAGTTTTGGCAACGAAAACTGTTTATGGGTGAATGGCGTACTTTACCCTCTACAGGATGTCCTGTTTGAAAATCAGGATGAACAGTTCTGGACCATTCGTTCATTGGATAACAGGTTGAATTTGAGTGTGCAAACCAGTTGGCGGCGTTATGAAAATATTAATCTGCGCCTGGTGGGTAGCCAGTTCAGTCAGTGGCAGGCTAAGATTTCCGGTACCATTCAGTGTGAAGGGCAGCCAGAAATTATATGTTTAAACGAGTATGGCCTGCTCGAGCAGCATTATGCGAAATGGTAA
- a CDS encoding Na+/H+ antiporter NhaC family protein, which translates to MTTSSLGKVQARALALLPLLVFLAIFLGSGIYHSLIGTEFAFYQIKAPVAALPALILAVLLYRDKLNTAIDEFIAGASHPNLILMFMVFMLAGAFASVSSTIGSVDATVQLGLSIIPPSFVLPMLFIISAFIATAMGTSMGTIAACAPIAFGFAQATDIEAIYAIGAVVGGAMFGDNLSMISDTTIAATRSQGVELRDKFRVNVWIALPAALVTLMIYILISHDSQALAYKEYNLWLILPYLAVFFLAFSRLHVLVILSIGIVISGLIGLFANPTFDLLKLNNAIYDGFVGMFEVALLSMFLGGLSALMQKEGGLQWLIERIYAFTQLFKVGRERAGELGVSFLVIFSNLFVANNTVAIILSGDMAREVAKEYGLDPKRVAALLDTFSCVVQGLIPYGAQLLLACSIAKMSPVELIGNVYYCWVLAVFTLIAIVFRYPRLKN; encoded by the coding sequence ATGACCACTTCTTCCTTGGGCAAAGTGCAAGCTCGCGCGCTCGCACTGTTGCCCCTTCTTGTTTTTCTGGCCATCTTTTTAGGCAGCGGCATCTATCACTCCCTGATTGGAACCGAATTCGCTTTTTATCAGATCAAAGCGCCTGTCGCCGCTTTACCCGCTCTGATTTTGGCGGTGCTGTTGTATCGAGACAAACTGAATACAGCGATTGATGAATTCATTGCGGGGGCGAGCCACCCCAACCTGATTTTGATGTTTATGGTGTTTATGCTCGCCGGTGCATTCGCAAGTGTCTCGAGCACGATTGGCAGCGTCGATGCCACCGTACAACTGGGTTTATCGATTATTCCGCCTTCGTTTGTGCTGCCTATGCTGTTTATCATTTCAGCTTTTATTGCCACTGCGATGGGCACCTCAATGGGAACCATTGCCGCATGTGCTCCGATTGCCTTTGGTTTTGCACAAGCAACTGATATTGAAGCAATTTATGCCATTGGTGCTGTGGTCGGTGGTGCGATGTTTGGCGATAACCTGTCGATGATTTCTGATACCACCATTGCGGCAACACGCAGTCAAGGTGTCGAATTACGTGACAAGTTCAGGGTCAATGTCTGGATCGCACTTCCAGCAGCTCTAGTTACCCTAATGATCTATATTCTGATCAGCCATGATTCACAGGCATTGGCTTATAAAGAATATAACCTATGGCTCATCCTGCCTTATCTGGCGGTGTTCTTTCTGGCCTTTAGCCGTTTGCACGTCCTTGTGATTTTGAGTATTGGCATTGTGATCTCGGGTTTGATTGGACTTTTTGCCAATCCAACATTTGATCTACTGAAACTCAATAATGCCATTTATGATGGTTTTGTCGGCATGTTTGAAGTTGCCTTGCTTTCGATGTTTCTCGGAGGCTTATCTGCCCTGATGCAAAAAGAAGGAGGCTTGCAATGGCTGATTGAGCGCATTTATGCCTTTACGCAGCTGTTCAAAGTGGGCCGTGAACGTGCGGGTGAATTGGGCGTGAGTTTTCTAGTGATTTTTTCCAACCTGTTTGTGGCCAACAACACGGTTGCGATTATTCTATCGGGCGATATGGCGCGTGAAGTTGCGAAAGAATATGGTCTGGACCCAAAACGGGTGGCCGCTCTACTGGATACCTTTTCCTGCGTGGTACAAGGTTTGATTCCGTACGGTGCACAGTTATTGCTGGCCTGTTCCATTGCAAAAATGTCGCCAGTCGAACTGATTGGCAATGTTTATTATTGTTGGGTTCTGGCGGTTTTCACCCTGATCGCAATTGTTTTCCGCTACCCACGATTAAAAAACTAA
- the trpA gene encoding tryptophan synthase subunit alpha, whose protein sequence is MSRLATRFDQIKSQQRKALVSYVMAGDPQPQVTVPLLHQMVEAGVDVIELGLPFSDPMADGPVISLAAERALAGGTNTLDALNMVKEFRQKDQDTPVVLMGYLNPVEVIGYEKFVSTAKECGVDGVLLVDLPPEEATDFDTVLKQHDMDQIFLLAPTSTDQRIQHVVKQARGFIYYVSLKGVTGAATLDVAEAAERIQKIKAVTDVPVGVGFGISDAASAKAMGSVADAVIVGSAFVKQFATLAPEQAVEQTVNKVKELRAALDELV, encoded by the coding sequence ATGTCACGTTTAGCCACCCGTTTTGATCAGATCAAATCTCAACAGCGTAAGGCCCTGGTTTCTTATGTCATGGCAGGTGACCCTCAACCTCAAGTAACGGTGCCGTTATTGCATCAAATGGTTGAAGCAGGGGTAGATGTAATTGAACTTGGATTGCCATTTTCAGACCCAATGGCAGATGGTCCAGTGATTTCACTGGCTGCGGAACGCGCTTTGGCAGGGGGAACCAATACCCTGGATGCGTTGAATATGGTGAAAGAATTCCGTCAAAAAGACCAGGATACCCCGGTGGTTTTGATGGGGTATTTGAACCCAGTTGAAGTAATTGGCTATGAAAAATTTGTTTCAACAGCCAAAGAATGTGGTGTGGATGGCGTATTGCTGGTGGACTTGCCGCCAGAAGAAGCCACAGATTTTGATACCGTGCTGAAACAGCATGATATGGATCAAATCTTCCTCCTTGCGCCAACATCAACCGATCAGCGTATCCAGCATGTGGTGAAACAGGCACGTGGTTTTATTTATTATGTTTCCCTGAAGGGAGTAACAGGTGCAGCCACACTGGATGTTGCTGAAGCAGCAGAACGCATCCAGAAAATCAAAGCGGTGACTGATGTGCCAGTGGGTGTGGGTTTCGGAATTAGCGATGCTGCTTCTGCGAAAGCGATGGGTAGTGTTGCCGATGCGGTCATTGTCGGAAGTGCATTTGTCAAACAATTTGCAACATTGGCACCAGAACAAGCCGTAGAACAAACGGTTAATAAAGTCAAGGAGCTTCGAGCTGCGCTCGATGAGTTAGTATGA
- the accD gene encoding acetyl-CoA carboxylase, carboxyltransferase subunit beta, which produces MNQEVKSGKILSPSTPWTARAVPGIQKADEQQALKSTLTEPTIECPECHSLVTLTAISFNAHVCPQCDEHLRMKARDRLNWFFDHVQHELGQEFVAKDPLHFVDSKPYPERMREAQSKTGETEALVVMQGTLKNTPMIACAFEFDFMGGSMGTVVGDRFVQAAERAIEMRQPLICFAASGGARMQEGMLSLMQMARTSAAIQKMKDAGLPYIVVLTHPVYGGVTASLAMLGDVHIAEPKAMIGFAGKRVIEQTVREKLEEPFQRAEYLLEHGVVDQIVHRHALRDTVYRIIAKLMNLS; this is translated from the coding sequence ATGAATCAAGAAGTGAAATCAGGGAAAATTCTTAGCCCATCGACGCCATGGACTGCACGTGCAGTGCCAGGTATCCAAAAGGCCGATGAGCAACAAGCACTTAAATCTACGTTAACCGAGCCAACGATTGAGTGCCCTGAGTGCCATTCATTGGTGACGCTGACTGCCATCTCGTTTAATGCGCATGTTTGCCCGCAATGTGACGAGCATCTGCGTATGAAAGCGCGTGATCGTTTAAACTGGTTCTTTGACCATGTACAACACGAACTTGGTCAGGAATTTGTTGCCAAAGACCCTTTGCATTTTGTCGATAGCAAGCCTTATCCAGAGCGTATGCGTGAAGCACAAAGCAAAACGGGTGAAACCGAAGCGCTTGTGGTGATGCAAGGTACACTGAAAAATACTCCAATGATTGCTTGTGCCTTTGAATTCGACTTCATGGGTGGCTCAATGGGTACTGTTGTGGGTGACCGTTTTGTTCAAGCCGCTGAACGTGCGATTGAAATGCGTCAACCTTTAATCTGCTTTGCAGCTTCAGGTGGTGCACGCATGCAGGAAGGGATGTTATCTCTGATGCAGATGGCACGTACTTCTGCTGCAATTCAAAAAATGAAAGATGCCGGTTTGCCATATATTGTCGTTTTGACTCATCCAGTCTACGGTGGTGTAACGGCATCATTGGCGATGTTGGGCGATGTGCATATTGCTGAGCCTAAAGCCATGATCGGTTTCGCAGGTAAACGTGTAATCGAGCAAACAGTTCGTGAAAAGCTAGAAGAACCGTTCCAGCGTGCTGAATACTTGCTTGAGCATGGTGTAGTTGATCAGATTGTTCATCGTCACGCATTACGTGATACTGTATATCGTATTATTGCGAAACTGATGAACTTATCTTGA
- the folC gene encoding bifunctional tetrahydrofolate synthase/dihydrofolate synthase — protein sequence MLNNAPLVTDTLDTWLDYWSHVHVTGIDLGLERVLPVAEKLGITQPQAKVLTVAGTNGKGSTTTTLAAILTAQGYKVGLYQSPHIYRFNERVKLSGIEVDDRILVEAFVQVDQARRACDLSLSFFEATTLAAFVIFKQQHCDVWVLEVGLGGRLDVVNVIDPDLAVITNIGLDHTDWLGDSIEKIAFEKAGIIRPQIPVVFGGLQTLPQAIQQKVEECQAKLYVAERDYFYQMAEDGQSWILAAPGTTLKLPVGTLALENIATAVAAALLSGLQISQAAIAQGITTAHLAGRFEQCQIANKTVIFDAGHNPHGVEFLLKQLRNFLKYHTQYSEVVTVFSMLADKDIAAVVNLLKGSITQWKIAPLQVPRAAPIEQLQHALQGEAVVQYDTIQQAFKAALDETKNNQLILVCGSFHTLEAVWEYLEECQ from the coding sequence ATCTTGAACAACGCTCCACTTGTAACGGATACCTTAGACACATGGCTCGATTATTGGAGCCATGTACACGTCACAGGCATTGATTTGGGCCTTGAGCGCGTCTTGCCTGTCGCGGAGAAACTCGGAATCACTCAACCTCAGGCTAAAGTGCTGACGGTTGCTGGAACCAATGGTAAAGGTTCAACCACGACTACTTTGGCGGCCATACTCACGGCGCAAGGTTATAAAGTCGGACTGTATCAATCTCCGCATATTTACCGCTTTAATGAGCGCGTTAAATTGTCGGGTATTGAGGTGGATGATCGGATTCTGGTTGAAGCGTTCGTACAAGTGGATCAGGCACGTCGTGCCTGTGATTTAAGCCTGTCTTTTTTTGAAGCGACCACTCTGGCCGCTTTTGTCATTTTTAAACAGCAGCATTGTGACGTTTGGGTACTCGAAGTTGGTTTGGGTGGGCGTCTTGATGTGGTCAATGTGATTGATCCTGATTTGGCGGTGATCACCAATATTGGTCTGGATCATACAGACTGGTTGGGCGACAGCATCGAAAAAATTGCCTTTGAAAAAGCCGGTATTATTCGTCCACAGATCCCTGTCGTATTCGGTGGATTGCAAACCCTTCCGCAGGCAATCCAGCAAAAAGTAGAAGAATGCCAAGCCAAACTGTATGTTGCGGAACGTGATTACTTCTATCAAATGGCTGAAGATGGCCAAAGTTGGATATTGGCTGCACCGGGTACTACGCTAAAATTACCTGTAGGCACATTGGCACTAGAAAATATCGCGACGGCTGTGGCTGCTGCTTTGCTTAGTGGTTTGCAGATCAGCCAGGCGGCTATTGCTCAAGGGATTACGACCGCACATTTAGCAGGTCGTTTTGAACAGTGTCAGATTGCAAATAAAACCGTCATTTTTGATGCGGGGCATAATCCGCATGGTGTAGAGTTTTTGTTAAAGCAATTGCGCAATTTCTTAAAATATCATACACAGTACAGCGAAGTCGTGACGGTCTTTTCCATGCTGGCTGACAAAGATATTGCGGCTGTGGTCAACTTGTTGAAAGGCTCAATTACACAATGGAAAATTGCGCCATTACAAGTACCCCGTGCAGCACCAATTGAACAGCTACAACACGCTTTGCAAGGTGAAGCAGTTGTGCAATATGATACGATTCAACAGGCCTTTAAAGCAGCCTTGGACGAGACTAAAAATAATCAATTAATTTTGGTGTGCGGTTCGTTTCATACATTAGAAGCGGTCTGGGAGTATTTGGAAGAATGTCAATGA
- a CDS encoding SPOR domain-containing protein has protein sequence MSMNNRQRWMGGVVILGGGVLLAALLLKGNQEIHQKNIQTSAPAEQLEQKNPAQNNAQAQFQSLTVDVETEKRLLEEQRRAREKAVAEQEARAAEFLAMQQQAEAEAARKAAEEYAALNALRTPAQQSSDNIPPELAEEQKAKNNLLAEEKRTAELKKTEQQKLEAEKKLAEQKRQLETAQKLEASKKAEEERKRQLADAQRKLETERKLVAQRQAEAERKAEAERKKIEEAKAAAKKQAEAEKLRAEAKKRKAEEEAKKKAEAAKARDLLENGDKNWMVQVALAANQANADAIVSKLRAKGYKITTSPTSKGIRIMVGPAKDRDTADVTRRKITSDASLNMKSAWVIDWVPLDKR, from the coding sequence ATGTCAATGAATAACAGACAGCGTTGGATGGGTGGCGTTGTTATATTAGGTGGCGGTGTTTTATTGGCAGCATTACTTCTAAAAGGTAATCAAGAAATACATCAAAAAAATATTCAGACCTCTGCACCTGCTGAACAGCTAGAACAAAAAAATCCAGCACAAAATAATGCTCAGGCACAATTTCAGTCGTTAACAGTCGATGTTGAAACTGAAAAGCGATTGCTTGAAGAGCAACGCCGTGCCCGTGAAAAAGCAGTCGCAGAACAGGAAGCCCGTGCTGCTGAATTTCTAGCAATGCAACAACAGGCTGAAGCTGAGGCTGCCCGTAAAGCCGCGGAAGAGTATGCGGCTTTGAATGCCTTGCGTACACCAGCACAACAGAGTTCAGACAATATTCCTCCCGAGTTGGCAGAAGAACAAAAAGCCAAAAACAATTTGCTTGCGGAGGAGAAGCGCACTGCGGAACTAAAAAAGACTGAACAGCAAAAGCTAGAGGCTGAGAAAAAACTAGCAGAACAAAAACGTCAGCTTGAAACGGCTCAAAAATTAGAAGCCAGCAAGAAGGCGGAAGAAGAGCGAAAGCGACAACTTGCCGATGCCCAACGTAAGCTAGAAACCGAACGTAAGCTTGTTGCTCAGCGTCAGGCTGAGGCGGAGCGTAAAGCAGAAGCTGAACGTAAAAAGATAGAAGAAGCCAAGGCAGCCGCCAAAAAACAGGCTGAAGCTGAAAAGCTACGTGCCGAAGCGAAAAAACGTAAAGCTGAGGAAGAAGCCAAGAAAAAGGCGGAAGCAGCGAAAGCCCGTGATTTGCTAGAAAATGGTGATAAAAACTGGATGGTACAAGTTGCACTGGCCGCAAATCAGGCCAATGCTGATGCAATTGTGTCGAAGCTGCGTGCTAAAGGTTATAAAATTACCACCAGTCCGACTTCTAAAGGGATTCGTATTATGGTGGGACCTGCTAAAGATCGTGATACGGCAGATGTGACACGTCGCAAAATTACCAGTGATGCTAGCTTGAATATGAAATCTGCCTGGGTCATTGACTGGGTGCCGCTCGACAAGCGATAA
- a CDS encoding dual specificity protein phosphatase family protein, whose product MNQKIISLLLCLSPLSGCMTTTALPEQQRPNTWATALSTPYNFYQVDAGLFRSEQPQAALLPLLQQQQINLVINLRSSNLDQKLLPQHGIEVVHVPIHTWAIDREDLLQVMQQIQRAQQQNKKVLIHCYHGSDRTGASVAMYRIIFQQWPIAEAVREMRQGNYGFHPIWFNIEALFQPENVKWIQQQLSNPS is encoded by the coding sequence ATGAATCAAAAAATTATCAGTCTACTGCTCTGCTTAAGCCCACTTTCAGGTTGTATGACCACGACAGCATTACCAGAACAACAACGTCCAAACACTTGGGCGACAGCCCTCTCTACCCCATACAATTTCTATCAGGTCGATGCAGGATTGTTCCGTAGTGAACAGCCTCAAGCTGCTTTATTGCCATTATTGCAACAGCAACAGATCAATCTGGTCATCAATCTTCGTTCTAGTAACCTCGATCAAAAACTACTGCCTCAGCACGGTATTGAGGTCGTTCATGTCCCGATTCATACTTGGGCGATTGATCGTGAAGACTTATTGCAAGTCATGCAACAGATACAACGAGCACAACAACAGAATAAGAAAGTACTCATTCATTGCTATCATGGTTCTGACCGTACCGGCGCGAGTGTGGCGATGTACCGGATTATTTTTCAGCAATGGCCGATTGCTGAAGCAGTGCGGGAAATGAGACAGGGAAATTATGGCTTTCACCCGATCTGGTTCAATATCGAGGCACTATTTCAGCCTGAAAATGTAAAATGGATTCAACAGCAACTGTCGAATCCATCATAA
- a CDS encoding peroxiredoxin has translation MTLCLGDTAPNFQQQSSEGIIDFYEFLGDSWGVLFSHPADYTPVCTTELGFTAKLKDEFSKRNVKAIALSVDDVESHHGWIQDINETQNTTVNFPILADQDRKVSDLYGFIHPNASDTLTVRSLVIIDPNKKVRLIITYPASTGRNFHEVLRVIDSLQLTDNYKVATPANWQQGEEVVIVPSIKDEAELKQRFPQGYKVIKPYLRLTPQPDKH, from the coding sequence ATGACACTGTGTTTAGGCGATACCGCACCGAATTTCCAACAGCAATCGAGTGAAGGAATTATTGATTTCTATGAGTTTCTAGGTGACAGCTGGGGCGTTTTATTTTCCCATCCAGCGGATTACACCCCAGTCTGCACAACAGAGCTCGGCTTTACCGCCAAACTGAAAGATGAGTTTTCCAAACGCAATGTGAAAGCGATTGCACTTTCTGTTGATGATGTAGAGTCACATCACGGCTGGATTCAGGATATTAATGAAACGCAAAACACCACCGTGAACTTCCCGATCCTTGCCGATCAGGATCGTAAAGTGTCTGATCTGTATGGATTCATTCATCCGAATGCTAGCGACACCTTAACTGTACGATCTTTAGTGATTATTGATCCAAATAAAAAAGTCCGTTTAATCATCACTTATCCAGCTTCAACAGGACGTAATTTCCATGAAGTCTTGCGCGTGATCGATTCCTTGCAGCTCACAGACAACTACAAAGTGGCCACACCAGCAAACTGGCAACAAGGTGAAGAGGTTGTGATTGTGCCATCGATTAAGGATGAAGCCGAGCTTAAACAACGTTTCCCTCAGGGTTACAAGGTAATTAAGCCCTATTTACGTTTAACTCCACAGCCAGACAAACACTGA